A stretch of Linepithema humile isolate Giens D197 chromosome 3, Lhum_UNIL_v1.0, whole genome shotgun sequence DNA encodes these proteins:
- the LOC136998791 gene encoding uncharacterized protein: MLVYRTTAKPGLCFLPINDPIETCLSVRVRYRYDSTLDQCKDYTYFFYCGENENSFDDLENCEHTCTVRRLFTIVGKEFQDRRTDRGSLYCCLLADHSNGRFSTICLDLYDEARNLTRFCSVRTNLLALE, translated from the exons ATGCTAGTGTATAGGACAACAGCTAAACCAGGAC tTTGCTTTCTACCTATAAACGATCCTATCGAAACATGCTTATCTGTTCGTGTAAGATATAGATATGACTCAACTTTGGACCAATGCAAAGattatacgtattttttttattgtgggGAAAATGAGAATAGTTTCGACGATCTAGAAAATTGCGAACATACAtgc ACAGTGCGCAGGCTTTTCACCATTGTGGGGAAGGAATTTCAAGATCGAAGAACCGATCGTGGTTCTCTATACTGTTGTCTTTTGGCCGATCACAGTAACGGACGTTTCTCGACAATTTGTTTGGACTTATACGACGAAGCAAGAAATTTAACTCGATTCTGCTCAGTGAGGACGAATTTATTGGCACTTG aataa